The window CCCGGCAGAAATCGAGGACACCGATGCGGCCGCTACGGTTTCGAAGATGGACCAGTACGCCGAACCCGTTTCCCCGGACGAGATGCCGCCTGTCGATTTCGTCGTCTCCGGAAGCGTCGCAGTCACGGAAAGCGGTGCACGAATCGGGAAAGGAGAAGGATACAGCGACCTCGAATACGCGGTCCTTCACGAGTTGGGATCGGTGGACGAGGCGACGACGATCGCGACGACGGTACACGAAACGCAACTCGTCGCGGACGAGGTTCCGGTCGAATCGCACGACGTACCGATGGATTCGATCGTCACTCCAGACCGTGTTATCCGGACGGAAACGACGTTTTCGCGTCCGCCGGGAATCGACTGGAAGACGTTACCGGTCGAGAAAATCGACGAAATCCCGCTTCTCGCGCGACTACGGCCGTAGCCGACGAGCGGAAACGAGCAGTTACGGTCGAGGAATGGCGCATACCACCAACACTGCGAGTGAATAACGAACTATGGGCGGCGCGAAAGCGGAGTATGCGAACGGCATGGGCTCTGACTACGCTTTCGCTCGTTCTCGCTTTGACGCTCGTCGGTGGGGGCGGAATCGAGGGAACGGTGGGCCAACAGACGGTCGAAGCGGACACGCGACAGGAGCGGATCGATTCCTGCACGACGATTTCGGATCCGGGCCAGTACGTTCTCACGACTGACGTGACGAACAGTAGGGTCGATACCTGTGTTCGAGTGAGAGCGAACGACGTGGTGCTCGACGGACGAGGAAACAGTGTCGATGGCGTCGGCGCGTTCGGTTCTGCCGGCGTCCTCGTCACCGGAAGGACGAACGTTACGGTTCGGAACGTGGTGGCGACCGATTGGGACGACGGAGTTCGGTTCACTGGTACCCGGAATGCGACCATCGAGCGGACGACGACGGCTCGGAACCGAGTTGGCCTTTCCCTCGTCTCACTTCGAAGCGGGACTGTCGAGAACAACACTGCCCGCTCGAACGCCGTAGCTGGCGTCTTCCTCGTCGGTACGAGCGAGGACAATACGCTCAGAAACACGACAGCGACCGATAACGCGCTGGTCGGCGTGCAACTCGTCGAAGCACGAGAAAACAGAATCGTCGGCACCGTCGCCCGTGGCAACGAGTTCGGCATCGCCCTGCTCGGCGCGAACCGAAACACGGTGACAGGAAGTGTCGCGACTGGAAACGACATCGCGGGGATTTGGCTCTCGGCAGCCAGCGATACCGTCGTTCGAAACAATCGAGTGACGAACCGATTTTACGGGATTTACCTCGCCGACGGTGCACGAAACAACATCGTCGAGTCGAACACGGCACGGGGAAACCCGGTCGGCGTTCGGCTCCGGTCGAGCGACCGGAATCGAATTCTCAGTAATCGAGTATCGAACAGCAGTGACACCGGAATTCTCCTCATTTCGAGTGACAAAAATCGGGTTGTCGACAACGTCGGAACCGGAAATCGACGTGGAATTATCGTGTCACCGTCTTCACGAGACACGACCCTCTCCAACAATTCGGTCGAAGAACGGGGACGATGAGTGGACGGAGCTATACCCGAGGTGCATATTCACGGGCAAAGACGGTGACGAGCGACCTGAGCACACCGAGGACGATCGGACCGAAAAAGAGACCCATGAATCCGAACGCGTAGACGCCACCGAAGATGCCGACGACGAGCAGGCCGGGGTTGAGTCGTGCCTCGTGGCCGCTGACCACGGGACGGAGGTAGTTGTCCGAAAGGCTGACGACGAACGTTCCGTAGACGAACAGGAACGCGGCCGAAACCGGACGGTTCGCGAAGAACAGATATGCTGAAGCGGGCAGCCAAACGACGGACGCGCCGATAAGGGGAAGCAAGGAAAGAAGCGTCGTCACGACCGTCCAGAACACCACGCCCGGAACGCCCGCGATGGCGAGGCCGACACCCGTAAGCATTCCCTGCACGACGGCGACGAGGACGTTTCCAACCAATACACCCCACATCACTCGATTCATCTCACCGTACAGTTCGTCCTGCACCGATGCCGGAAGCGGCGTACTCCGGCGAACCCAGCGAAGAAACGTGTCGCCATCGACGAGGAGATAGTAGAGGAGAAACGCCAGCACCGTAATGCCGATGAGGGCGTCCGAAATCCCTCCGAAGATGCTCATCGCGTTTTGCAACAGTTGTGACGTACCGTCGGAAGGAATGAATTCGCGTATGTTGCGTCCCTCGATGACGATGCCGGTGTAACGCTCGACGAGGCGGAGTAGTTCGAGAATCTGCGGGTCACCACGGAGGATCGCTCCGAAGATCTCGAGCGCTTGCTGAGCGGCGACGAAGAGAAGCGTCGCAACGGGGACGAGGACGACGAGCGTCGTCACGATGAGAAGGAAGAGTGCGGACACTCGCGGACCGATACGGGGTGCGAGCCGTCTTTGAAGCGGGTAGAGGACGTAGCTCAGCAGAATCGCGGCAAGAACGAACTGAAGAAACGGTTTGACGAGCAGTAACGCGAGCAGGCCGAACACGACGATCAAAAACAGCAAAAACCCACGTTCCCTGTTCATGCCCCCACAACGACGCGAACGCGTATAAATCGACACGTCGATGACTGAAATCGACCATCAGCATCTAGCCATCACGCCTATAGAAACCCCTGTCGTCGCCGGGCGTGGGGGATACGATGGCACAGAACCAGCAACCGCAGGACGAGCAGTATCGAGTATCACACGGCCAGCAGTACCAACCACAGCGTCAACAGCAATCGCAGGGACAAACGTCACAACCACGGACAGAAGGGCAGTTCGGCGGGATGGGCCAGCAGTTCGGCGGCCAGCAAGCGAGCCAGCAGGGCAAACAGCAGGTGACGTCCTACGACGAACTGCTTCCGAACGACATGCGAACGGCGCTCCACGATTTCAGCCACCTGAAGAAGTCGTGTGAGTGGGCGGCCGAGCAAGTTCATGGACAGATGCCGGGCGAGACGGAGATCCCGCGAACCCTCGAAGACCTCGCGGAGATCGCCGAACTGAACGAAAAGCTCATCGTTCGCGACTCGAGACACGGCCCGGAGGTTGCAGAGACGTTCCTCAAAGTGGCACGACAGGACGTCCAACAGCTACAGCAGATGGCCCAGCAACAGCCCGTCCTCGTGACGGTCGTTTCAGACCTTCAGCGGACCATCAACTCGACGACCCAGATGCTGGGAAGCCTCGGTCAGCAGGTCGGTGGACAGCAGTCGATGGGTCAACAACCGATCGACCAACAATCGATGGGTCAACAATCGATCGACCAACGGTCGGGTGGGCAGCAATCGAGTGGGGCACAGTCCATGGGTCCACAATCGACCGGCGGACAGCTCGGGGGACGACAGTCAGCCGGTCAGCAGTCGATGGGACGACAGGGCCAGTACTAGCTCCGAACACTGAGAAACAGTCCTTTTTTGACACCTACTGCTACCGAGTCGATGGCTGATCGCGATACGGTATCGGAAAAGTGAATCGACAGCGAGTGTCGCGTTAGCCGCCGAACATCTCGCGCATCATCGGATGCATTTCCATCAACTGCTCTTCGGCGATTTCCTCGTAGAGCTTGTACGTGATGGAGACCGTCAGCAGAAGTCCCGTACCGGAGACCGCACCGATGGTACCGAGCATGTTCGCCAGCACGGCCAGCAGACCGACCAGCGCGCCGCCGAGGACGGTGACTTGTGGGATGTACCGCTCCATCACCTTCTCGATGACGCCCGTGTTCTGGCGGAAACCGGGGATTTGCATGCCGGAGTTCTGAATCTGTTTCGCCGTCGCCTCCGGACCCATGTCCGTCGTCTCGACCCAGAAGACGGCGAAGATAGCCCCGCCGACGACCATGAACGCCAGGTCGATCGCAACGCGGAGCAGGACCTGCCATGGCTCTTGGGCGATCGTTCCGGCCCACCACATCCAATCCCGTGGTGCCTGAATCGGCGCGAAGTAGTAGAACAAGCCACCAGTGGGCTGACCTTGCGAATAGCTGCCGAGCCACGCCGGAAGACCACCAAGCTGGCTATTGAGAATGCGCCCGAGGAACTGGATGTTCGCTTGCAGGGCGCGGACGAGGATCATCGGCAGGACGCTCGCGTAGATGAGTTTCACGGGGAAGCGGCCGCGGGCACCCTTCACTCGTGCGTGGCTGAGCGGAATTTCGACGCGGACGCTCTCCGCATAGACGACGATGGCGAAGATGAGCACCGTCGTGATGAGCGCGATGAGTTGTCCCTGACCGATCAGGAGGAACTGGATACCCTCACCGGTCAACAGCGACGGAACGTTGCCGGCGTTGCCCGTAATGATGTCGAACCACTGTGGGATGAGGCCGACTTGGTTACCGAGGCCGCGCGGCGAGAACAGCCCGCCGACGAGGCTCTGGCTGACACCGGCGATGATGAACAGCCCGATACCGCTCCCGACGCCCCATTTGCTCACGATCTCGTCCATGAACAGGACGAAGATAGCGCCGATGAATATCTGCGCGAAGATGAGCCACTTGACGGCCATCGGGGAGCCAAGCGCCGCGACGAGCGCATCCTGCGGCTGGAAGAACCCGCCGACGAACACCATCGGCAGCCCCGTCAGACAGATCATCACGACCACCAGCAGCTTCTGGAGGCCCTGATAGAGCACCTGGTCGCGGGGATCGTCCGTATCTAATCCCAGAAGGTCGGCACCGCCGAGCAGTTGGAGGACGATGCTCGCCGTGACGATGGGACCGATACCGAGATGTAGCACGGACCCCTGTGCACCCGCGAGCAGTGAGCGGAACTGGCCGAAAAGGTCAGTGCTCGTGTTCACCCCGTACAGAGTGACGTTCGTTAAGAAGAAATACAACACGAGGATACCGGCCGTCCACGCCAGCTTCCGCTTGAAGGGCACGTGCCCCTCTGGGCGCTGGACGGCGGGCATCCGCGTTAAAACCGGCTCTGCGGTTTCTTTCCAACCCATTGACTATGCCTCCGACTTCATCACATGTATCTCCTTCGACTTCGTAATGTGACAGCCAACGGAGTTTCTCCCGTTCCCTTCTCCCATCGAGGGAACCTTGTCCAACCTCCGTCGGAAAATCAAGGCCGAATCACAGGAACGTTTCAGTCGCTGTCGGCCCGTCGACGGGAGCCGTCGAATCGAGACATATCTACGAATCGCATACTGCGCTCGAGACGACAGTAGACCTGAATCGGACTGTCGATACGACTGACTGTCCGAAACGAGAGACAGTACCAGTCGGTACCGAAGAAATACTGACCGAGAGAATGAATTCGAGTGAGACTACTCGGCTTCGTCTTCTGCGTCGTCGTCCGACGCTTCCTCTTCCTCTTCGGCGCGGTCGCTGAGGACGGCACTGCCGTCCGCTTCCTCGAGGAGCTCGACTGCGGTCGCCGAGAAGGCGTCCGCGGTCACATCGAGGCTGTTGCGAACCTGGCCGCCGCCGAGCACCTTGACGGCGTCGGCGTCCCAGCCGTCATCGACGACGTCGCGTGCGTCGATTTCGTAGCCGTCGTCGGTCTCTTCGGCGACACCCTCTGCCGCGAAGAGTGCAGCGTCCTCGTCGAGTTTCTGCACGGACACGGTGCGCACCGTGTCTTTTGCGTCTTCGGGTCGTTTGAACCCGTGCTTTCCGAGCGGTTCGTAGTTGTGGAACTCGTGTTTGGCGCGGCCTGCGCGTCCGCGTCCACCGCGGTTACCCGCACCGCGGCGGTTCTTGTGCGTCCCGCCGCCGTGCGTGCGCGAGCCACGTTGGCGTCGTTTCTTACTCATGGTTATCGCATCGACTCGAGGAGTTCGTTGATTTCCTCAGTCGTGTGTTTGCCGAGTTGGCCGCCCTCTTTCGTTGGGTGTTTGATGCCCTCGTGACCACCGCGTGGCGGGTGGAGTCGGAGGACCGGAGTGAGACCCTGCTCTCGGAGGGTCGTTTCCTCATCGAGCAGTGCCTCCGAGAGCTCGGCGAAGTCGGCGTACTCCGTGTTCTCTGCGAGCCATTCCTCGTCAACGTCGTCGCTTCCTTCGAGCGGCTGCGCTCGCTTGGACAGCACCGTTTCCAGGACTTCCTGGCCGGGTTCGCCGTGTGCGACCCAGTCGTTGACCTTGGTCACCATTCCGCGGTAGGTCTCCGTTTCCGGGACCAGCGCGCAGTGATTGACCTTGTGGAGGTTGAGCATGCCGAGCGTGTCACGGACACCCTGCGTCATGTCTACCTCACCGCGAATCTGGACGACTGCTCTCATCAGTCGGCCACCTCCGGCTCTTCGTCAGGACGGGCGCGCGGGCCGCGTGCCTGTGACGCGTTCTCCAAGGCGTTGTAGGTTGCCTTGGCGAGGTTGAGCGTCGTCCGGGTGTTGCCGTGGCTCTTCGTCCATGCGTTCTCGACACCGGCAAGTTCGAGGATTTTGCGGACGGTGTCGGTCGCTGCGAGACCCAGTCCGGCGGGTGCCGGGATGAGTTCGACTTCTACACTGCCAGCCTTGCCGGTCGTCCGGTGGGTGAGCGAGTGCGGTCGGTCGCTGCGGTCCTCCCACGACCCTGCGCCGCGGGGAACGTCGATGATGTTCAGCTTCGCGATTTCGATCGCCTTTTGGATGGCACCGCCGACCTGGTCGTCTCGGCCTTCGGCGTAACCCACGTAGCCGTCGCGGTTGCCGATGGCACAGACACAGCGGAACTTCACGCGTCGCCCGGAGTCGGTCATGCGCTGAACCATGTTGATGTCCAGCACTTCGTCCTCGAGTCCGGGGAGGAGCTGGTCGACCAGTTCCGGCTCCTTCAGCGGGAGACCGGAGTTGAGGGCGTCTTCCATCGTATCGATTTCGCCCTCGGCGACCTTGCGGCCGAGACGGGTCTGGGGTTCCCAGCCGTCGTTATAGTTTGCACACATATTATTCGTCCTCCTGGAGGGTAGAGAGCACTTCGTCGAAGTGCTCAGGTAGTTCTGTGGCGTCGAAATCCCCACCGTACAGCGGTTCGTCTCGCTGCTCCGCGTATTCGGCGATATGTTCGCCGCGGTTACGCGACCAGTCAGCCAGCACGCTGTCGTTGTGCGGGATGTCGAGGCCAGCGTCGATTGCACCTTCCTGTACTGCGAATGCCTTGCTACCGGGTGTTGCCGTGTTGAGGCCGATGTCGAGCACAGCCTCGTCGTAATCGGCATCGAGTGCGCGTTTTCCGAGCAGATATCCAGTGAGGTACGCGCTGGGGAGGTTGCCCGTTGGGGCTTCCCAGCCGTACTCCTCCAGATCGCCGGAGTACGCACTCGCAACCGTGTTATCGCCGTCGGGACCCATCGTGACCAGCTGCGCCCTGACGTGCTGGTTGCTCTTCCGAGCGACCAGGCGGGGCTTGCCCGATTTCAGCAGGCGCAACCTCTGATGGTAGTCAGTTCGGACCTCGCGGCGGCGGCGCATCGGCACCTTGTATCGTGGTCCAGTTGCCATTGTTAGTAGTTGTTCTCTATGTAGTTCAGCAGGTATTGCACGCTACGGAACTCGCCACCCTTGGACTTGTCGTAGAGGTCACGGTACTGTGACTTCGTGATCTCGCCCTCGGCGCGGAGTTCACGCAGTTTGCGTCGCTGCGCACGAATCTTGTTCTGCCACTCCTCTTTCGAGTTCTTGCGGCCGCCCTTCTTCCCCTTTCGGGTACCTGGTCCCTTCCGGTGACCGTATTTGCGCTTTCGGTTGCGCTCGCGGGCGCGGCCGCGGGAGTTGCTCTTTGCGTCCTTGGCCTGAATCGACCCGTCGTCGACGAGTTCGCGGATGTCCTCGCGGGTAATCGCGTCCGCGATGGC of the Haladaptatus caseinilyticus genome contains:
- a CDS encoding 30S ribosomal protein S5; amino-acid sequence: MCANYNDGWEPQTRLGRKVAEGEIDTMEDALNSGLPLKEPELVDQLLPGLEDEVLDINMVQRMTDSGRRVKFRCVCAIGNRDGYVGYAEGRDDQVGGAIQKAIEIAKLNIIDVPRGAGSWEDRSDRPHSLTHRTTGKAGSVEVELIPAPAGLGLAATDTVRKILELAGVENAWTKSHGNTRTTLNLAKATYNALENASQARGPRARPDEEPEVAD
- the rpmD gene encoding 50S ribosomal protein L30 — encoded protein: MRAVVQIRGEVDMTQGVRDTLGMLNLHKVNHCALVPETETYRGMVTKVNDWVAHGEPGQEVLETVLSKRAQPLEGSDDVDEEWLAENTEYADFAELSEALLDEETTLREQGLTPVLRLHPPRGGHEGIKHPTKEGGQLGKHTTEEINELLESMR
- a CDS encoding 50S ribosomal protein L19e; this translates as MSDLSAQKRLAADVLDVGKNRVWFDPDAQGAIADAITREDIRELVDDGSIQAKDAKSNSRGRARERNRKRKYGHRKGPGTRKGKKGGRKNSKEEWQNKIRAQRRKLRELRAEGEITKSQYRDLYDKSKGGEFRSVQYLLNYIENNY
- a CDS encoding 50S ribosomal protein L18, whose protein sequence is MATGPRYKVPMRRRREVRTDYHQRLRLLKSGKPRLVARKSNQHVRAQLVTMGPDGDNTVASAYSGDLEEYGWEAPTGNLPSAYLTGYLLGKRALDADYDEAVLDIGLNTATPGSKAFAVQEGAIDAGLDIPHNDSVLADWSRNRGEHIAEYAEQRDEPLYGGDFDATELPEHFDEVLSTLQEDE
- a CDS encoding 5-formyltetrahydrofolate cyclo-ligase; translated protein: MDKDDLRDRIWTRLEDDGIARFPFPPHGRIPNFAGAKAAAARLADLPEWRDANVVKANPDAPQLPVRRRALSEGKTVYMAQPRLRDEKPFMKLDPAEIEDTDAAATVSKMDQYAEPVSPDEMPPVDFVVSGSVAVTESGARIGKGEGYSDLEYAVLHELGSVDEATTIATTVHETQLVADEVPVESHDVPMDSIVTPDRVIRTETTFSRPPGIDWKTLPVEKIDEIPLLARLRP
- the secY gene encoding preprotein translocase subunit SecY; its protein translation is MGWKETAEPVLTRMPAVQRPEGHVPFKRKLAWTAGILVLYFFLTNVTLYGVNTSTDLFGQFRSLLAGAQGSVLHLGIGPIVTASIVLQLLGGADLLGLDTDDPRDQVLYQGLQKLLVVVMICLTGLPMVFVGGFFQPQDALVAALGSPMAVKWLIFAQIFIGAIFVLFMDEIVSKWGVGSGIGLFIIAGVSQSLVGGLFSPRGLGNQVGLIPQWFDIITGNAGNVPSLLTGEGIQFLLIGQGQLIALITTVLIFAIVVYAESVRVEIPLSHARVKGARGRFPVKLIYASVLPMILVRALQANIQFLGRILNSQLGGLPAWLGSYSQGQPTGGLFYYFAPIQAPRDWMWWAGTIAQEPWQVLLRVAIDLAFMVVGGAIFAVFWVETTDMGPEATAKQIQNSGMQIPGFRQNTGVIEKVMERYIPQVTVLGGALVGLLAVLANMLGTIGAVSGTGLLLTVSITYKLYEEIAEEQLMEMHPMMREMFGG
- a CDS encoding NosD domain-containing protein, which encodes MRTAWALTTLSLVLALTLVGGGGIEGTVGQQTVEADTRQERIDSCTTISDPGQYVLTTDVTNSRVDTCVRVRANDVVLDGRGNSVDGVGAFGSAGVLVTGRTNVTVRNVVATDWDDGVRFTGTRNATIERTTTARNRVGLSLVSLRSGTVENNTARSNAVAGVFLVGTSEDNTLRNTTATDNALVGVQLVEARENRIVGTVARGNEFGIALLGANRNTVTGSVATGNDIAGIWLSAASDTVVRNNRVTNRFYGIYLADGARNNIVESNTARGNPVGVRLRSSDRNRILSNRVSNSSDTGILLISSDKNRVVDNVGTGNRRGIIVSPSSRDTTLSNNSVEERGR
- a CDS encoding uL15m family ribosomal protein, whose protein sequence is MSKKRRQRGSRTHGGGTHKNRRGAGNRGGRGRAGRAKHEFHNYEPLGKHGFKRPEDAKDTVRTVSVQKLDEDAALFAAEGVAEETDDGYEIDARDVVDDGWDADAVKVLGGGQVRNSLDVTADAFSATAVELLEEADGSAVLSDRAEEEEEASDDDAEDEAE
- a CDS encoding AI-2E family transporter — translated: MNRERGFLLFLIVVFGLLALLLVKPFLQFVLAAILLSYVLYPLQRRLAPRIGPRVSALFLLIVTTLVVLVPVATLLFVAAQQALEIFGAILRGDPQILELLRLVERYTGIVIEGRNIREFIPSDGTSQLLQNAMSIFGGISDALIGITVLAFLLYYLLVDGDTFLRWVRRSTPLPASVQDELYGEMNRVMWGVLVGNVLVAVVQGMLTGVGLAIAGVPGVVFWTVVTTLLSLLPLIGASVVWLPASAYLFFANRPVSAAFLFVYGTFVVSLSDNYLRPVVSGHEARLNPGLLVVGIFGGVYAFGFMGLFFGPIVLGVLRSLVTVFAREYAPRV